AATAAAGATCGTTCACGTTATCACGAAGAAAATCATCGTTTAAGCCAttcatctttaaaatttaacgGTGTATCTCCAACTAAATGTAATGGAAATCATTTTAGTAATTCATCGTGGAATATTGAAACGAACGTTTCCCCATTAAATACTGCTCATAACGTTAAGAAAcgtaaaaaaggaaaatttattttaaaagaaacaaataaaaatgtggTGTCTTCAAAAGTGAAAGGAAGTTCGAGTAAaaatttacttggatcaatattaaTTAGCGATTCGGAATCACAAACCGAAGACGATGATGAACcgattgaaacaatttttcaaaacaagtaTAATAAGAATggtaaattaaatgttaattttgttaattttaatacggaaaatgtgaaaaatgaatCGTTTAAAACATCGCCGAAGAAAAGttcgaaacataaaaaaaaattgaaatcattcgATGCAAGTGAAATTATTCAAGATATGAAAAATACCAAGAAATCAGTGAAAAAATGtaagaagaaattgaaaaaatctagaATGGAAATAACtgatgtttcaaaaaatgttcaaaataatacTGAAATCGAGGTTTGTGAAAATATTTCTCCAACAAAATCAAATGGAAGCATTACTGAAAGCTCTACTGAAATCGAAATTCTCGATAGTACAAATGATTCATCCGATCTAAACGAAAATGTCACATCAACCACCACCAAAAATGATGTGGATTtagaaattatcgaaaatattcaaactcCAAAATGTTTCATTAATTTAACGAACATGGATTCTGAAATCGAAATTATTGAGAGTATGGAAATAACTGAGAGAAATCAAAATGTGTCATCGGATAGTGATATAGAAGTTatcgaaaatattgaaaatataaatagtgaTAATACAGACATTGTAGATTTAAACAGTGGTAAATTAGATCAAGATAATACAGACATTGTAGATTTAAACTGTGACAAATCAGATCAAGATAATGCAGACATTGTAGATTTAAACTGTGGCAAATCCGATCAAGATGCGGCtaccacatttaaaaaaatatgtcagtATTATGTGCTAGAAAATGTATGCATTGTAATACTTAAACACCCCACAAAATTATACTTTGAGGGTGTTCTAAAAGCTTCGGTTATTGTTGGTAACGTCCAAATATTCGGTTATACACTAACTAAAGAACCACAAATTATTCATTCCTTGGCCGGAGcaagttttttgtgttttgaaaCATGCTATGATTCGAATTTATTATtaccaaatgaaaatttatcggAGCtaggattaaataaaaatatcataaaatcgtTAGAACCATccgattgtattttaaaattcgaaCCATATACGTTatcgaaaattcaatttatcgataattatattaaacaaaagtttattccGCAAATACGGGAAGATAATGAAatcgaacaatttttaaaatgtcgaTTAGAAATTGAGGATGATACGTTCAGGTCAATATTCAAATCGAATCCACAATGGGATCAACCAATTCAAAGCATAATTAGTACAAATAATAGTAAAACAATTCTTTGTGGTGGAAAAAATGCTGGAAAATCAACTTTGTTTCGTTATACagttaataaattgttaaattataataatgctGTATTATCTTTGGATTTTGATATTGGACAGTCTGAATTTTCTGTGCCCGGATGTATTTCAGTTGTTAAAGTTACCAAACCATTATTAGGGCCAAATTATACTCACTTACAAAAACCTGAAAGGTATGTATAAACAAGGATAttaaatagggtattccactatttttgaaaaagtactaccaaaaatttaattcggaaaaatacacacactttcttgtcaaaaacttaaattaaattttaaaccttttttaaactgtcaaaaacgcgggcatccaattggatgacgtaatatgggtatcactatacgaaataatacaaataagtttgacagatatattcatagacatctgattataatataaatataaatacttattatctatgtatatattatacccagctgtcttcactgaactaattgatggtctatgactcataccgctatgacatcacagcaggacttacccgcgttttaggtcacgtgatatacagtttaaaatcatctaattagtccatttccgatagTCCggctgtggacacgataactcaaaaacgaaaagagatatcaagccgaAATTTGAATAGCCTGCTCAGTAAGTAAAAAGAGGGGCTTTTGTAaatcattagagatagaacaaaagttttaaagtaaaaaatgtttcttcttcAACTTTTTCAATCATTCTAtcatcaacttttgtttgaaacattttttcgtaaacgtcactgtttatccgtgagggcgcaaattacgaCGAATCTTTGGTGGCAGAAAGGCCGACATAATTGTGTTGTTTGTTTAAGAgatattcaacattttctatacagggtatttcaacaattaattcagtcaattgttcgttttcactagttttaaattaaaattttttagttttaattcttATGCTTACGAGTAGCTAGAAAAAAGTACTTATGAGCGGCAAATATTTAAACGACGAACCAGAatcattatgaattttttagaaattttatatatggctta
The Chrysoperla carnea chromosome 4, inChrCarn1.1, whole genome shotgun sequence genome window above contains:
- the LOC123298068 gene encoding polynucleotide 5'-hydroxyl-kinase nol9 translates to MAKFKKDSCQSDTKLHMKSIKRKQKHQNRKIKKREMQSLLMNPYGKLVSHPHVPNNREVSNAFNSSWNVEICNISKYKHLDSVKHVNGKGKKCKRKKNKDRSRYHEENHRLSHSSLKFNGVSPTKCNGNHFSNSSWNIETNVSPLNTAHNVKKRKKGKFILKETNKNVVSSKVKGSSSKNLLGSILISDSESQTEDDDEPIETIFQNKYNKNGKLNVNFVNFNTENVKNESFKTSPKKSSKHKKKLKSFDASEIIQDMKNTKKSVKKCKKKLKKSRMEITDVSKNVQNNTEIEVCENISPTKSNGSITESSTEIEILDSTNDSSDLNENVTSTTTKNDVDLEIIENIQTPKCFINLTNMDSEIEIIESMEITERNQNVSSDSDIEVIENIENINSDNTDIVDLNSGKLDQDNTDIVDLNCDKSDQDNADIVDLNCGKSDQDAATTFKKICQYYVLENVCIVILKHPTKLYFEGVLKASVIVGNVQIFGYTLTKEPQIIHSLAGASFLCFETCYDSNLLLPNENLSELGLNKNIIKSLEPSDCILKFEPYTLSKIQFIDNYIKQKFIPQIREDNEIEQFLKCRLEIEDDTFRSIFKSNPQWDQPIQSIISTNNSKTILCGGKNAGKSTLFRYTVNKLLNYNNAVLSLDFDIGQSEFSVPGCISVVKVTKPLLGPNYTHLQKPERSYFLGTISVVNNMDGYLYGIKYILDYCSTNPSYQNIPWVINTMGFVKDIGFSIMIHLARMIQPTHIIQIIQTNRKENYPVNLSAQLLNNSPNMPGWHEDYKGYCAHELYLVNKFTEMKHYLKDNTVANPVNTHWGFRPNELRNVCMISYVNGIIKKENQSLLEVQPVVTTMDDVKLVSSNISETLIPSLFNGNFVALCREQKIEYDKVLYICEGFGIIRGIDNKDIYLLTPLNLQTLKNVTHIMLSAEPLPPSIYMNTKCMDCSVPYVSASKSKQMKTTIAPQRSTYHIFKNYLNKM